The following coding sequences lie in one Pontibacter sp. G13 genomic window:
- a CDS encoding dethiobiotin synthase, giving the protein MPLNECGFWVDSIMHNGQAYAPKLKCAKLYVAATSQHVGKTTTTLGLISALQLQGLNVGYCKPVGQKYVEIPGGDRVDKDAHLFSDFMGFQLVPELHSPVILGPGAVTGYLDNPEKTNYPQQIQQAACVLEGMHDVVVYEGTGHPGVGGVVDVSNADVAQMLGAGVIMVVEAGIGSTIDELLLNLALFQSRGVEVVGVIINKTRPEKMEKVQHYVGKKLEKLGIPILGTIPYASELGMPLMRTVQRAVKGDILAHPERMNNFVAGILAGSLIDTTNFKGCKGLLLMVSSARLGDSLQKLRKIGERKEIEHSLLSGLLVTGQPNIKPEDWEYINHFKIPVIHAPMDTYEAVLEFSRIEVKINTQTPWKVAKAVELFQQQIDQDKLMGLLKPQSTPYSPKWRRVV; this is encoded by the coding sequence ATGCCCCTGAATGAATGCGGATTTTGGGTAGATTCAATTATGCACAATGGTCAAGCCTATGCACCCAAGCTCAAATGCGCTAAGTTGTATGTCGCGGCTACCAGCCAACATGTCGGCAAAACCACGACTACTCTGGGCCTGATTTCGGCCCTCCAGCTTCAAGGTCTGAATGTCGGGTATTGCAAGCCCGTCGGCCAGAAGTACGTGGAGATTCCCGGCGGGGATCGGGTGGACAAAGACGCGCACCTCTTTTCTGATTTCATGGGATTCCAGCTTGTCCCCGAACTCCATAGCCCAGTCATCCTTGGGCCCGGAGCGGTGACGGGATATCTCGACAATCCCGAAAAGACCAATTACCCCCAGCAAATCCAGCAAGCGGCATGTGTCCTAGAGGGCATGCACGACGTGGTGGTCTATGAAGGAACGGGCCACCCCGGGGTTGGAGGGGTAGTCGATGTCTCCAATGCCGATGTCGCCCAGATGCTTGGCGCGGGAGTGATCATGGTCGTGGAAGCAGGAATCGGAAGCACCATCGACGAATTGCTGCTCAATCTGGCATTGTTCCAATCTCGTGGTGTCGAAGTGGTCGGAGTCATCATCAACAAGACACGCCCCGAGAAGATGGAGAAGGTACAGCACTATGTCGGAAAGAAACTCGAAAAGCTGGGGATTCCGATTCTGGGGACCATCCCGTATGCGTCCGAATTGGGCATGCCATTGATGCGGACCGTTCAGCGCGCAGTCAAGGGCGATATCTTGGCGCATCCGGAGCGTATGAACAATTTTGTGGCGGGGATCTTGGCGGGATCATTGATCGACACCACCAATTTCAAAGGCTGCAAAGGACTTCTCCTGATGGTGTCCAGCGCTCGTCTGGGTGATTCGCTCCAAAAGCTGAGGAAGATCGGTGAAAGAAAAGAGATTGAGCATTCTCTGCTCTCAGGATTACTCGTCACGGGTCAGCCCAATATCAAGCCCGAAGACTGGGAATACATCAACCATTTCAAGATACCGGTCATTCATGCACCTATGGATACCTATGAAGCGGTGCTTGAATTCAGCCGAATCGAGGTCAAAATCAATACCCAGACGCCTTGGAAAGTAGCCAAGGCAGTAGAGTTGTTCCAGCAGCAGATTGACCAAGACAAGCTGATGGGCCTCCTCAAACCGCAATCTACTCCTTATTCCCCCAAGTGGCGACGTGTGGTGTAG
- a CDS encoding SusD/RagB family nutrient-binding outer membrane lipoprotein gives MKPIKLIHTLLAIVLVVGFSSCEDYFGDVNENPNNPPTASEASMLGQIEGRLVYAIGGDATRYISVYTQHVDGISRQFAVYQDYGIQGVDVNNLWGFSLYAGVLNDIQIVKDLAVENGNNHFLGVAQILEAYTMLFITDNFNDAPYSDAWQGRDQLSPVYDTQDQIYTQVFSLLSEGRANLERDAGLNALANDLIYSTSLPDNLDKWEKFSYLIEARAHLHRAKINSSAYSDALTAVQQSFESNADNAGFQFTNSPTTAAPWYQFNDQRGDIDVGANYVALLSSLNDPRDSVYGRTLDTEHPLFQQEQFVLLASYAEAKFIEAECLFQTSGGAAAEAAYTEGITASFEFVDAQAGTAISDSLNFYLSQTGVDPAGNLTLEQIMTQKYIAMFTDPEVFNDWRRTNIPELTPNSGSQIPRRLPYPEQEINFNTNAPTGVTIFDRVDWDTE, from the coding sequence ATGAAACCCATCAAACTGATACATACCCTACTGGCGATTGTGCTAGTTGTCGGATTCAGTTCCTGTGAGGATTACTTTGGGGATGTCAATGAAAACCCCAACAACCCTCCCACTGCTTCCGAAGCCTCTATGCTGGGCCAAATCGAGGGTCGATTGGTCTACGCGATTGGAGGTGATGCGACCCGATACATCTCTGTCTACACGCAACATGTGGATGGAATCAGCCGCCAGTTTGCGGTCTACCAAGACTATGGAATCCAAGGGGTAGATGTGAACAACCTCTGGGGATTTAGCCTCTACGCCGGTGTCCTGAACGATATCCAAATTGTCAAGGATCTGGCGGTAGAAAACGGCAACAACCACTTTTTGGGAGTTGCTCAGATTTTGGAAGCATATACGATGCTGTTCATCACGGACAACTTCAACGATGCTCCATACAGCGATGCTTGGCAAGGAAGGGACCAACTCTCCCCCGTGTATGATACCCAAGATCAGATCTACACGCAGGTTTTTAGTTTGTTGTCCGAAGGCCGTGCCAATCTAGAAAGAGATGCAGGCCTGAATGCTCTGGCCAATGACTTGATCTACTCGACCAGTCTGCCGGACAATCTGGACAAATGGGAGAAATTCTCCTATCTGATCGAAGCACGTGCACACCTTCACCGTGCCAAAATCAATTCTAGTGCCTACTCGGATGCCTTGACGGCTGTCCAGCAGAGCTTCGAATCCAATGCAGACAATGCAGGTTTCCAGTTCACAAACTCTCCGACAACTGCTGCCCCTTGGTACCAGTTCAATGATCAACGTGGAGATATTGACGTAGGCGCGAACTACGTGGCGCTTCTTTCCAGTCTCAATGATCCACGTGATTCGGTGTATGGTCGCACATTGGATACGGAGCACCCATTGTTCCAGCAAGAGCAATTCGTGTTGTTGGCGTCTTATGCCGAGGCCAAGTTCATCGAGGCGGAGTGTCTGTTCCAAACTTCTGGTGGAGCTGCTGCCGAAGCTGCATACACCGAAGGGATCACTGCCAGCTTTGAGTTTGTAGATGCTCAGGCAGGTACTGCCATCAGCGATTCCTTGAACTTCTACCTGTCTCAGACGGGGGTAGATCCTGCGGGCAACTTGACTTTGGAGCAGATCATGACTCAGAAGTACATCGCGATGTTCACCGATCCGGAGGTATTCAATGACTGGCGGAGAACCAATATTCCCGAGTTGACGCCCAACTCAGGATCACAGATTCCTCGTCGTCTTCCCTATCCGGAGCAAGAGATCAACTTCAACACCAATGCACCCACCGGGGTAACCATCTTTGATCGGGTGGATTGGGATACCGAATAG
- a CDS encoding SusC/RagA family TonB-linked outer membrane protein: MKRFLWFLMAALFSTTSVWAQQVVSGKVTKSEDGVPIEGVAVVVKGTTIGMFTDIDGNYRLEVPAGENTLMYTFVGRKTVELTIDGRTTIDVALDEDQVMLDEVVVTALGVSKEKKSVGYAVQEVSGDDLVEANTVSVVDAMNGKVAGLNVINSSGAAGGSSRMVIRGQTSLNGNNEALVVVDGVRINNNESNTEDRIAGVALSNRVMDINPDDIESVNVLKGAAATALYGVDGARGVIVITTKKGSKNRPISVDFSTNITFSEPNKLPELQDRFIQGFDGIWDPPETGSSTSWGPLKDTVAWDGSDYEYDRNGRIVSQNDPTAARNFESYDNLGTFFKTGLSSQSNVSVSAGGDNTTFRLSAGYLNDDGIVPNNWFQRVNIGANGTIDLFDDRLHVSTNLNYVNTKANRIQQGSNISGLMLGLLRTPISFDNSNGLDDPVNNPDAYLFADGTQRNYRGGLGYDNPYWTTNLTPFRDQTNRTYGNIQATYDLTDWLSIIANVGADSWSDVRKQQYEINSRAFPAGQVIEDQFTFNQIDAYFTLGGNTDFNQSQFSLNYRAGVNIFNNSLLNLYVQGDQLNAPGFAELSNTASQLTERILTRNKTFAVFGSADIGWRNMLYLGLTYRQDWVSTLIDPTVDFNGSDISFGYPSVSVSWVFSELFDVETSAVTYGKLRASYARVGNGAPNPYLTSTVFRSAVGTINIADGWTNGISFPFNSTPGLTQDVTLGNPNLVPAFTEDFEVGLEMRFWQNRIGFDLALYTRQSLDEILPVPVARSTGYTQIVLNSGKLETQGLELIFDWDILRKRDWQWNMSVNFTTYQTEIKELADGVETQFLDGFTGTGIYNIPGEEYGQIFGGAWLRANTPDGTSWDPDLPYNPDGALIIDDDPDSPTFGFPQADPLPQIIGNPNPDWLMGINSSLTWKGLTLDVLFDIRQGSEMWNGTKGALTFFGMSDITEDRAALGDEPDFLFEGVKESNGDANDILVARTQDWYLGNGGGFGSVDEHFVEDASFYRLRLVSLAYRVPVSWLEKSPFKGMSITFTGRNLALITDYSGIDPETNLTGASSNAQGLEYFNMPSTRSYAVGIGLSF; this comes from the coding sequence ATGAAAAGATTTCTATGGTTTCTGATGGCAGCACTGTTCTCCACGACTTCGGTGTGGGCCCAACAGGTTGTATCAGGAAAGGTAACGAAAAGCGAGGACGGTGTACCGATCGAAGGGGTAGCCGTCGTGGTGAAGGGAACCACCATCGGTATGTTCACGGATATCGACGGAAACTATCGATTGGAAGTTCCTGCTGGCGAAAACACGTTGATGTACACCTTTGTAGGTCGAAAGACGGTCGAATTGACCATCGATGGCCGCACCACCATCGACGTCGCCCTTGATGAAGACCAAGTCATGCTGGATGAGGTCGTCGTAACGGCACTTGGGGTTTCGAAGGAAAAGAAATCCGTGGGGTATGCGGTACAGGAAGTCAGTGGTGATGATCTTGTCGAAGCCAATACCGTGAGTGTTGTAGACGCCATGAACGGTAAGGTTGCGGGCCTAAACGTCATCAATTCCTCAGGTGCCGCAGGCGGTTCCTCTCGGATGGTGATCCGGGGTCAAACTTCTTTGAATGGCAACAACGAGGCCCTAGTCGTCGTGGACGGTGTTCGGATCAATAACAACGAATCCAACACAGAGGACCGGATTGCGGGGGTTGCGCTCTCCAACCGAGTCATGGATATCAATCCCGATGACATCGAGAGTGTGAACGTCCTGAAAGGCGCTGCGGCAACAGCCCTGTACGGGGTAGATGGCGCTCGTGGGGTGATTGTGATCACCACCAAGAAAGGCAGCAAGAACCGCCCGATCAGTGTGGATTTCTCCACCAACATCACGTTCAGCGAGCCCAACAAGCTCCCCGAATTGCAGGACCGATTCATCCAAGGATTCGACGGAATCTGGGATCCACCCGAAACGGGTTCATCCACCTCTTGGGGACCATTGAAAGATACCGTAGCATGGGACGGATCTGACTACGAATACGACCGCAATGGCCGTATCGTCAGCCAAAATGACCCTACCGCTGCTCGGAACTTCGAGTCCTATGACAACTTGGGGACATTCTTCAAGACGGGATTATCCTCCCAGAGCAATGTCTCTGTATCCGCTGGTGGTGACAATACAACCTTCCGTCTCTCGGCAGGATACTTGAACGATGACGGTATCGTCCCCAACAACTGGTTTCAGCGTGTGAATATCGGTGCCAACGGTACTATCGACTTGTTTGATGATCGACTACATGTGTCGACCAACCTGAACTATGTCAATACCAAGGCCAATCGTATCCAGCAAGGATCGAACATCTCCGGATTGATGCTCGGGTTGTTGCGAACTCCGATTTCCTTTGACAACTCCAACGGACTCGATGATCCGGTCAACAACCCGGACGCCTATCTCTTTGCAGATGGAACTCAGCGTAACTACCGAGGAGGTCTGGGATATGACAACCCATACTGGACGACGAATCTGACGCCTTTCCGTGATCAGACCAACCGGACATACGGTAACATTCAAGCTACATACGATCTGACTGATTGGCTCTCCATCATCGCCAACGTGGGAGCTGACTCTTGGAGCGATGTCCGGAAACAGCAATACGAAATCAACTCACGAGCCTTCCCTGCAGGACAAGTCATTGAAGACCAATTTACTTTCAACCAGATCGATGCCTACTTCACGTTGGGCGGGAATACCGACTTCAACCAGAGTCAGTTCTCCCTAAACTATCGCGCTGGTGTGAACATCTTCAACAACAGCCTATTGAACCTGTATGTGCAGGGTGACCAATTGAACGCGCCGGGATTTGCCGAACTTTCCAATACGGCCTCCCAGTTGACAGAACGCATTCTGACCCGCAACAAAACCTTTGCGGTATTTGGAAGTGCTGATATCGGATGGCGCAATATGCTGTACTTGGGATTGACCTACCGTCAGGACTGGGTATCTACCTTGATCGACCCAACCGTAGATTTCAACGGTAGCGATATTAGCTTTGGATATCCTTCTGTCAGTGTCTCATGGGTATTCTCTGAGCTATTTGATGTAGAGACGAGTGCAGTAACCTACGGGAAATTGCGTGCCTCTTACGCTCGGGTTGGTAACGGTGCTCCGAATCCCTACTTGACCTCCACGGTTTTCCGTTCGGCAGTAGGTACCATCAACATCGCGGATGGCTGGACCAACGGTATTTCATTCCCATTCAACAGTACCCCGGGTTTGACACAGGATGTAACATTGGGTAACCCCAACTTGGTCCCTGCATTCACCGAGGACTTCGAAGTTGGATTGGAAATGCGCTTCTGGCAGAACCGAATCGGATTTGACTTGGCCCTCTACACGCGCCAATCACTCGACGAAATCCTGCCTGTACCTGTGGCCCGATCTACCGGTTACACCCAAATCGTATTGAACTCCGGAAAACTGGAGACCCAAGGATTGGAGTTGATTTTCGACTGGGACATCCTCCGCAAACGTGATTGGCAGTGGAACATGAGCGTGAACTTCACGACTTACCAGACTGAGATCAAGGAGTTGGCAGACGGGGTGGAAACGCAGTTCCTCGATGGTTTCACCGGAACAGGAATCTACAACATCCCAGGTGAAGAATACGGCCAGATCTTCGGAGGAGCTTGGTTGCGTGCCAATACCCCCGACGGAACCTCTTGGGACCCAGACTTGCCATACAATCCAGACGGAGCTTTGATCATCGACGACGATCCAGACAGCCCAACATTTGGATTTCCACAAGCAGATCCATTGCCACAGATCATCGGAAACCCCAACCCAGATTGGTTGATGGGGATCAACTCCAGCCTGACTTGGAAAGGCTTGACCTTGGATGTGTTGTTTGATATCCGTCAGGGAAGTGAAATGTGGAATGGTACCAAAGGTGCTTTGACCTTCTTCGGAATGTCTGATATCACCGAAGATCGTGCAGCATTGGGCGACGAGCCTGACTTCCTCTTCGAAGGAGTCAAGGAATCCAATGGCGATGCCAATGACATCTTGGTCGCGAGAACGCAAGACTGGTATCTCGGAAACGGTGGTGGATTCGGTAGTGTAGATGAGCACTTCGTGGAGGATGCCTCTTTCTACCGGTTGCGTCTCGTGAGCTTGGCCTATCGTGTGCCAGTGTCTTGGTTGGAGAAAAGCCCTTTCAAAGGCATGAGCATCACCTTCACAGGTCGTAACCTCGCCTTGATCACCGATTATTCAGGGATCGACCCAGAGACCAACTTGACTGGAGCTTCCAGTAACGCACAGGGCCTAGAGTACTTCAACATGCCGAGCACCCGAAGCTATGCCGTGGGAATCGGATTGTCCTTCTAA